One Salvia splendens isolate huo1 chromosome 22, SspV2, whole genome shotgun sequence DNA segment encodes these proteins:
- the LOC121785894 gene encoding pentatricopeptide repeat-containing protein At1g74600, chloroplastic-like produces MLSKKISCLFRKYRSSAALLEGRNVSGRIELDTRLLLSNPANLKGLTLAQTKAAHALLFKTNDLCSNIYASNNLVISYSDCSRMDCAFKLFDEIPLRNSVTWNMMILGCNKNSLYGYSWRLFCQIQNVGADMDEFTYGSVLSACGYVGNAAFGLQVYGLVWKNGFVANGYVRAATIDLFAKCGYIDDALRVLHDVDNCENVVCWNHVMSGAVKSNDHLVALDVFAEMCRCSSISPNSFTFSSALTACAAVEELELGKCIHGCIIKSGVGGDVYVGTAIVDLYAKSGAMLDAVKQFKLMKTLNVVSWNVIISGFAKQGDCFSAFSVLNEMRKSGKELSSFTVSNVLSACTKPDMFKEALQIHCWTFKVGLNIDPIVESSLINAYSRIGAVDLSEKVFVENGKMKEVGVWANMISVFVQSGSYEKAIIFFQEMLGNGINPNMYIVCNIMSMIGSLASGRQVHCYSLKLGMLSEISVGSSILTMYSKCGKLEDSLKAFEQLERKDTVSWTSMLVGLAENGCADKALWLFRQIGFEPDDRILAAVLNSCSALRTLKLGREVHAFALRFWSGGEQAIVDSALVNMYSKCGDLDSARIVFDRTLIKDQSLWLSLISGYSRCGQVEEAVEIFCDLLMSGVNTEAYTCSLILGAVAISSELGEQLHGYTIKAGFETDASVGSSLVMMYSKSGSISDCHKVFQQITDLDLVSWTTMIASYANNGKGSEALELFERMKRSGVEPDGVTFIGVLSACSHAGLVDEGYFHLLSMIRDHGIKPGQKHYACMVDLLGRAGRLEEAKKFIDSMPVEPAVLVWETLLAACKVHGDHELGKVAAEKILESQPNNVGTYISVSNIYAEAGEWDHALKIREATGVRRKEAGWSYV; encoded by the coding sequence ATGCTCAGCAAGAAAATATCGTGTCTATTCCGCAAATACAGATCCTCCGCCGCTCTACTGGAAGGCCGGAACGTTAGTGGTCGAATCGAGCTTGACACTCGTCTCTTGCTCAGCAACCCAGCAAATTTGAAGGGCCTAACACTCGCACAAACCAAAGCAGCACACGCCCTTCTCTTCAAAACCAACGATTTATGCTCCAATATCTACGCCTCCAACAATCTGGTCATTTCCTACTCGGACTGCAGTCGCATGGACTGTGCATTCAAGCTGTTCGATGAAATTCCTCTGAGGAACTCGGTCACATGGAATATGATGATTTTGGGGTGTAATAAGAATTCTCTTTACGGTTATTCTTGGAGGCTTTTTTGTCAAATTCAAAACGTCGGAGCGGATATGGATGAGTTCACTTATGGCAGTGTTCTTTCTGCTTGTGGCTATGTGGGAAATGCAGCTTTTGGTTTACAGGTTTACGGCCTCGTTTGGAAAAACGGGTTCGTTGCTAACGGGTACGTGAGGGCTGCAACGATAGATTTGTTCGCCAAGTGTGGTTACATTGATGATGCTTTGAGGGTGTTACATGATGTTGATAACTGTGAGAATGTCGTTTGTTGGAATCATGTCATGTCTGGCGCAGTCAAGAGCAATGATCATTTGGTTGCGTTGGATGTTTTCGCGGAGATGTGTCGTTGTAGCAGTATTTCCCCGaactcttttacgttttcaAGTGCTTTGACTGCTTGTGCTGCAGTAGAGGAGCTAGAGTTGGGGAAATGCATTCATGGATGCATAATCAAGAGTGGTGTTGGTGGTGATGTTTATGTTGGAACTGCCATTGTCGATCTTTATGCCAAATCCGGGGCTATGCTTGATGCTGTGAAGCAGTTTAAACTAATGAAAACGCTCAATGTAGTTTCTTGGAATGTGATCATCTCCGGCTTTGCTAAGCAGGGTGATTGCTTTTCTGCTTTTTCTGTCCTAAACGAAATGAGGAAATCGGGAAAGGAACTAAGCAGCTTCACTGTATCGAATGTGCTTTCAGCTTGTACAAAACCCGATATGTTTAAAGAAGCATTACAGATCCATTGTTGGACTTTTAAGGTTGGGCTGAATATCGATCCAATAGTCGAATCATCTCTTATAAATGCGTATTCGAGAATAGGAGCAGTTGATTTATCTGAGAAAGTTTTTGTGGAGAATGGGAAGATGAAGGAAGTAGGTGTTTGGGCTAACATGATATCTGTGTTTGTTCAAAGTGGGAGTTATGAAAAAgcaatcattttttttcaagAGATGTTAGGAAATGGTATTAATCCTAATATGTACATTGTTTGTAACATCATGAGCATGATAGGTAGTTTAGCGTCGGGGAGACAAGTTCATTGTTATTCTTTAAAACTCGGAATGTTGTCTGAAATTAGCGTAGGCAGTTCGATTCTGACAATGTATTCGAAATGTGGCAAATTGGAGGACTCTCTAAAGGCTTTTGAGCAACTTGAGAGGAAAGATACTGTTTCGTGGACTTCTATGCTTGTCGGCCTAGCTGAAAATGGATGTGCAGATAAGGCTCTTTGGTTGTTTCGACAGATAGGATTCGAACCCGATGACAGGATTTTAGCTGCTGTTCTGAATTCATGCTCTGCTCTTCGTACGTTGAAGTTGGGTAGAGAAGTTCACGCCTTTGCTCTTCGGTTTTGGTCTGGTGGTGAGCAGGCCATCGTTGATTCTGCACTAGTGAACATGTACTCGAAATGTGGTGATCTCGATTCAGCTAGGATTGTTTTTGACCGGACGCTTATCAAAGATCAATCATTGTGGTTGTCCTTGATTTCAGGATACTCTCGTTGTGGACAAGTTGAGGAGGCTGTTGAGATTTTCTGCGACTTGCTTATGTCCGGTGTGAATACTGAGGCCTACACATGTTCGTTGATTTTGGGGGCTGTTGCTATTTCAAGTGAATTAGGCGAACAGCTTCACGGATATACCATTAAAGCTGGTTTTGAAACAGATGCATCCGTGGGAAGTTCACTTGTGATGATGTATTCAAAATCCGGGAGCATCAGCGACTGTCACAAGGTGTTTCAGCAGATTACAGACCTCGATTTGGTTAGCTGGACGACAATGATAGCAAGCTACGCTAACAATGGAAAAGGATCAGAGGCATTAGAGCTCTTTGAGCGTATGAAGAGATCAGGAGTAGAGCCCGATGGTGTCACCTTCATTGGTGTGCTTTCAGCTTGTAGCCACGCTGGTTTGGTAGACGAAGGGTATTTCCATCTGCTATCAATGATCAGAGACCACGGGATCAAGCCTGGTCAGAAGCATTACGCGTGCATGGTGGATCTTCTTGGCCGAGCAGGGAGGCTAGAAGAGGCCAAGAAGTTTATCGACAGCATGCCTGTGGAACCGGCTGTTTTAGTGTGGGAGACTTTGCTCGCTGCTTGCAAAGTGCACGGTGATCACGAGCTCGGGAAGGTGGCTGCTGAGAAGATTCTGGAATCACAGCCTAATAATGTCGGAACGTACATTTCAGTTTCGAACATCTATGCAGAGGCGGGCGAATGGGATCACGCGTTGAAGATTAGAGAAGCGACGGGAGTGAGGAGGAAGGAAGCCGGTTGGAGCTACGTGTGA
- the LOC121786914 gene encoding activating signal cointegrator 1-like, whose translation MGVETSGQWLEKALTELCQKIETGIQLDGEIISGLVSYCEMAPPLDAKEYLDIMHLYRLCALGVPYDEIESSGWILAENIIGEEAGKSVTDEYLKRRGHKNVYDTSKDTPTSSLHAYVKPRSDESPSVTSKKVQRTPKEVKPSTSQDNQSKYVPAQSTNEKPVNQGSSRKKKSGKVISLAEAAKGSIVFQKGKPCTCQARRHGLVSNCISCGKIVCEQEGEGPCNFCGALVLREGSTYAGLDEGLMVLTDAEAAAEAYAKRLVEYDRNAAARTTVIDDQSDYYEMEGNTWLSNEEKELLRKKREEIEEAERSKRSKVIMTFDLLGRKVLMNEDEASEEMQNSILLRPHEKEDIRIKPNPHLKVQPIFIDPGPRKTPKERTLSKGVSTGLCLEISGRVQHGPNELNVL comes from the exons ATGGGGGTGGAGACGTCGGGGCAGTGGTTGGAGAAGGCGTTGACGGAGCTGTGCCAGAAAATTGAGACCGGTATTCAATTAGATGGCGAAATCATATCAGGTCTCGTTTCCTACTGTGAGATGGCCCCTCCACTCGATGCAAAGGAATACCTTGAT ATCATGCATCTTTACAGGCTATGTGCATTAGGTGTTCCATATGATGAGATTGAGAGTAGTGGTTGGATACTTGCAGAA AATATCATTGGAGAGGAAGCTGGGAAGAGTGTAACCGATGAGTACTTAAAACGAAGAGGTCACAAAAATGTGTACGATACAAGCAAAGACACTCCAACTTCCAGTTTACATGCCTATGTCAAACCACGTTCAGATGAAAGTCCATCTGTCACCTCTAAGAAAGTACAAAGAACACCAAAAGAGGTGAAGCCTTCCACAAGTCAGGACAATCAATCTAAATATGTGCCAGCGCAGTCCACAAATGAAAAACCTGTGAATCAAGGTAGTTCGAGAAAGAAAAAATCTGGAAAAGTTATTTCTCTGGCTGAGGCTGCGAAAGGATCTATTGTATTTCAGAAGGGGAAGCCATGCACATGCCAAGCCCGCCGTCATGGGTTGGTCAGCAATTGTATATCTTGCGGAAAGATAGTCTGTGAGCAGGAGGGCGAGGGGCCTTGCAATTTTTGTGGTGCCCTTGTGCTGAGGGAGGGAAGCACATATGCTGGTTTGGATGAAGGACTTATGGTTTTAACCGATGCTGAGGCAGCTGCAGAAGCATATGCTAAAAGGCTAGTTGAATATGACCGAAATGCAGCAGCTCGTACAACGGTAATAGATGACCAGAGTGACTACTACGAGATGGAAGGAAATACCTGGCTCTCGAATGAG GAGAAGGAACTTCTGAGAAAGAAAAGGGAGGAGATAGAAGAAGCTGAACGATCCAAGCGAAGTAAAGTAATCATGACCTTTGATCTGCTCGGTCGCAAG GTACTTATGAATGAAGATGAAGCTTCTGAAGAAATGCAAAACAGTATATTACTTCGGCCGCATGAAAAAGAAGATATCCGGATCAAACCAAATCCGCATCTCAAAGTTCAACCAATATTCATCGACCCAGGTCCTAgaaaaactcccaaggaaagaACTTTGAGCAAAGGCGTCAGCACCGGGTTGTGCTTGGAGATAAGTGGGAGGGTACAGCATGGACCAAATGAACTAAATGTTCTGTGA
- the LOC121787958 gene encoding NAP1-related protein 2-like translates to MGAEKGKKQRSGEVEEERNGVEVIDEKLVQCVEKLQSIQEDLEKINEEASEKVLELEQQFNAIRKPIYDKRNDVIKSIPDFWLTAFMSHPALTELLTEEDQKIFKYLDNLEVEDFKDVKSGYSITFMFKPNPHFEDTKLTKTFSFLEEGVTKITATNIKWKEGMGMPNGTSEENKGNKRSLAEESFFSWFTESEFKGDMYEISDEVADIIKDDLWPNPLAYFNNEAEEDLEMDDDEDDEGSDGSEDDDEEVDAEP, encoded by the exons ATGGGAGCAGAGAAGGGAAAGAAGCAGAGATCGGGAGAGGTGGAGGAAGAAAGGAACGGGGTGGAGGTCATTGATGAAAAGCTCGTTCAATGTGTTGAAAAGCTTCAGTCAATTCAAGAGGATCTCGAAAAG ATTaatgaagaagcaagtgaaaaGGTATTGGAGCTGGAGCAGCAGTTCAACGCCATTCGAAAACCTATCTATGATAAGCGAAATGATGTCATAAAGTCGATTCCTGATTTCTGGTTGACTGCA TTTATGAGTCATCCTGCCCTCACTGAACTCTTGACTGAAGAAGACCAAAAG ATTTTCAAATATCTGGATAATCTTGAAGTGGAAGACTTCAAAGATGTGAAATCTGGTTACTCCATCACATTC ATGTTCAAACCCAATCCACATTTTGAAGATACCAAGCTCACAAAGACCTTCAGTTTCCTAGAGGAGGGGGTGACGAAAATCACCGCAActaatataaaatggaaagaagGCATG GGCATGCCTAATGGTACTTCTGAGGAGAATAAAGGAAACAAGCGATCTCTTGCTGAGGAAAG CTTCTTTTCCTGGTTTACTGAGTCCGAGTTTAAAGGTGACATGTACGAAATAAGCGATGAG GTGGCAGATATCATCAAGGATGATTTGTGGCCCAATCCTCTTGCATActttaataat GAGGCTGAAGAGGATCTTGAAATGGATGATGACGAAGATGATGAG GGCAGTGATGGTTCTGAAGATGATGACGAAGAGGTAGATGCTGAACCCTGA